The sequence ATGCCGCACGCAGCGGCGCGGATGCCGCACGCAGCGGCGCGGATGCCGCACGCAGCGGCGCGGATGCCGCACGCAGCGGCGCGGATGCCGCACGCAGCGGCGCGGATGCCGCACGCAGCGGCGCGGATGCCGCACGCAGCGGCGCGGATGCCGCACGCAGCGGCGTGCGGCCGTCGCCCGCGGCGAAAACCGCCTCAGGTGCGGCCGCTTCCGCGGGGTCGGAACCCGGGTTCCCGGGCACTGAGCCGGCAAGCACGGCCCGGCCCGCTCCGCGGGCTGCGGAGGCGGCGGTCGCGTCCGAGCCGGGCAGCCCAACCGGGACAGCCCAGTCGGCAACCGGGCCGGCTCAGACTGCTCAGTCGGCAACCGGGACGGCAGAGACGGGGACCGGGACGGCGCAGTCACCGATCGGGACGGCTGCGGCGGGAGCCGGGCCGGGTGCGGCGGCAGCGGCAACGGCGGGGGCGTCGGAGCCCACTGCGGTCACAAGCGCGCCGGACATGCCGGGGCAGACCCTGGCGGTGCCGCCCGCGGTGGCTTCCGGCGGGTCGGCGGCGTGGGTGGACACGGGTACAGCCGAGCCCGCCGATCAGGCCGAAAAGCGCAGCGCGGGGAGCGGTGCTGCCCGGACCGGGAGCGGGTCCGGTGGCGGAACCGTTCGGCGCGCGAACGGCGTTGCCGGCGCCGTCCCCGTGAAAAGCGGGGTTGCCGGGACCGCCGCGCGGGCAGAAGACGGGGGGTCGGGAACGGCCCGCCGACCCGGATCGCCCGCTGCCTCGGCGGGAAGCACGCTCGATCCCGGTTCCGCGCAGGAGTTGTCGCCCGGTTCCGGTCCCGCGCAGGAGACATCGCCCGGCTCCGGCCCGGCACACGGGCCGACGGCGGGTACGCCGATGAAGCACGAGACGTCGAAGGAGAGTTCACCCATGTCTGTGCAGTCGAAGTCGGAAGCCGCCGGCTCGTCCGGAAAGCCGGCCGCGACGGGCGGCGGTGCCGGCGGGGGGCATGGCGCCGGCGAGAGCACGCACGAGGACAAGCACACGCAGCCGCGTAGCACCGAAGAACTGCGCGCGGAGATCGAGCAGACCCGCGCGGAGATGGGGGAGACGGTCGAGGCGCTGGTCGCCAAGGCGGACATCCCGGCCCGGGTCAAGCACTCGGCTGCCGACAAGGCCGCCCATCTGAAGGAGACCGCCGCGGATCTGAAGGACGCGACCGTACACAAGGCAGCCGATCTGAAGAGCGCCGTCACCGGCAAGGCCGCCGATCTGAAGGAGACCGCTGCGGGTAAGGCCGCCGAGCTCAAGGAGACCGCTGCCGACAAGGTGGCACAGGTCAAGGGCGGCTCGGATGCCGACCGGGAGGCGCCGGGCGACGCGGCCGGTCCGGGCGGGCCGGAGGCCGGAATCGGGGAGCGGGCCGCGCAGATCGAGGAGGCGGCTGTCACCATGGGCAGCCAGGCCCAGCAGGTGATGACGCAGACGGGCAGCGCGACGGCGGCCGGAGACCAGTCGAGCGGACCCGGGCACATCGCCGAGGCGACAGCGCAGGCCGGCACCCGGATGGCATCGTCGGCGGCGGACGCCGCCGAGCGGGCCACCTCCGCGCTCGACTCGGCGCGTCGCCGGGTCGCTTCGCACCCCAAGGAGTACGCGCTGCTGGGCGCCGCCCTGGCCGCCGCTGCCGCCGGTGTCGCCCTGATCCGCCGCTCGCGCTGACCGTAACCGCACACCCGGCCGGGCGGATTGCGGCCTTGACCGGTCGGGTGAGCGGTTCGCCGACGCCTGGCTGCCGACCGGGTGAAACCTGGGCGTCGCCCGGCCTGCCGCCGCCCGGCGAGCAAGCGGGCGTCGCCCGGCCTGCCGCCGCCCGGCGAGCAAGCGGGCGTCGCCCGGCCTGCCGCCGACCGGCCAAGGTCCGGGCGTCGCGCGGTCGGCATCCGGCCGGGCGACGGCAGCAACCGGGACGCCGCAACGGCGGCGGCCCGGCGCGGTGGGCGCGTGTGGTCGCGGGATCAGGCGGCGCGGACCAGGGCGAGCAGCGCGGCATGCGTCTGCGCGTCCGCCGCGACCAGCAGCCCGGATCCGTTCTGCCAGGCAGTGCCGTCGGCGCCGGTGACCACGCACCCCGCGGCCGCACAGATCGCGATGCCGGCGGCGAAGTGCACGCTGTCGCTGACATCCCCGTACGTCAGATAGGCGGCCCGCCGCCCGTCCGCGACCCAGAGCAGGGCCAGGGTCGTCGACATCACCCGGGGGCGGAAACGGTCCCGGAATCCCGGCGCGGCGATGACCCGCGCCGGCTCGACCGCGAACGGCGGGTCCAGGTTGATGTCGACCAGCGCGGACACCGGGGACGGGGTCAGTGGCGTGTCGGTGCCGTCGGCGTGCCGGACCCGGGCGACCGTGCCGTCGGTCCAGTACGTCTCGCCGGTGAACGGATCGGCGGACGCGGCCGCGGTGACCCGGTCGCCGTCACGGAGGGCGACGTTCGCGGCCACCAGCGGGGTTCGTACCGCGTAGTTGAGCGTGCCGCAGAGCGGGTCGACCAGCCAGCGGCGCCGGGCGGCGGACGGTCCGGACGCGCCGGTCTCCTCGCCGGTGACGGCGTCGTCCGGGCACGCGGTCCGCAACACCTCACGGATGGCCTGCTCGGCCGCGAGATCCGCCTCGGTGGCGAAGTCGCCGCCGCCCTTGTCGACCCGATCGAGGGTGTGCCCGTACCGGTTACGGATGATCTCCGCCGCGGCCAATGCCGCCGCGATGGCGGTCTCGTGATCCATGGCATGGACCGTAGCCGGGGCGTGCGAGGATGGTCCGGCGCCGACCCCCTCCGGCGTAGGACGGCAGGCTCGCGCACCGATGAACGTCCCGGCAGATCGGCCGCGCCCGGCGGCGGACGCGGCGGCCAGTGACGAGCCTGCCGAGGCGACGACGGCCGACCCCGCTGCGGCGCCCACGCAGGACCCGGCCACCGCGGCGCCCACGGCTGAGCCGGACACGGCGGATCCGGCGGTTGCACCCGCTGACCCGGCCACCGCGGCGCCCACGGCTGAGCCGGCCACTGCGGCGGGGAGGGCTGAGTCGGTTGCCGTGGCGGGGCAGCCTGAGCCGCCCGCCGCGGCGCGCGAGGCTGAGACGGCCGCCGCGGCGGAGGAGGCTGAGCCGGCCGCCGCGGCGCGAGGGGACGCGCCGGTCGCGGCGTCCGATGCGGAGCCGGACACGGCGGATCCGGCGGATTCACCCGCTGACCCGGCGGATTCACCCCGGCCCGCCGGCCGCGGCACGCCGGACGTTGCGGATTCCGGCCCCGCGGGTATGTCGCATGTCATGCCTGACGCGCCGACCCTGCTCGCCGGCCGCTACCGGCTCGGTGACGAGCTCGGCCGTGGTGGCATGGGCCAGGTCTGGCTGGCGCACGACGAGATCCTCGAACGCGAGGTCGCGGTCAAGCGGATCGATCTGCCCGAGGAGCTGGCCCAGGGGGACGCCGCGGCGCGGCGCAGCCTGCGTGAGGCCCGTGCGGCGGCCCGGCTGAGCCACCCCAACGTGGTCCAGGTGTACGACATCCTCGCGCTGGACGAGCGCACCTGGATCGTCATGGAGTACGTCCCGTCCCGTTCGCTGCGCGAGGTGATCGCCGAGGACGGCCCGCTCGACCCGTACCGGGTGGCCCGGATCGGCGTGGACCTGCTCGCCGCCCTGCAGGCCGCGCACCGTGCCGGGGTGCAGCACCGGGACGTGAAGCCGGGGAACGTGCTGCTCGCCGACGACGGCCGGGTGCTGCTCACCGACTTCGGCATCGCCGCGATCGACGACGACAGCCTGACCAGCAAGTCGGACGTGCTGGTCGGCTCGCCGCTGTACATGGCGCCGGAGCGGGCGCGGTTCGGCGCCGGCGGCGCCCCGGCCGACATGTGGGGGCTGGGCGCGACCCTGTACGCCGCGGTCGAGGGCCATCCGCCGTTCCAGCGCACGTCGACGATGGCGACGCTGGCCGCGCTGGCCACCGAGGAGCCGGACCCGCCGGCGCACGCCGGGCCGCTCGCCCCGGTGCTGGACGGCCTGCTGCGCAAGGATCCGGCACAGCGGATGGCGGCCGAGGAGGCCGAGCGACTGCTGCGCCTGGCCGTCGCCGAGCTGGACGGGGTGGTCGCCGGGGCGGCTGCGGTCCCGAAGCCGCGGACCCCGGCGGACGACGAGAGCGCACCGCCGGCCCCCGCCGTACCGGAAAGGCGCCTGCGGCTGATCGCCCTCGCCGCCGCGGTCGTGGTGCTGCTCGCCGCCGGCCTGGCGGTGTTCCTGGTGACCCGGCCGTCGTCGGAGACGACGGCGGGGAAGACTCCCGCGACCACCGGCCCGGCCGCGGGCCCGGCCGGGACGGCGCCCGGCACCACCGCGACCAGCGCGTCGCCGTCACCGGCGCGTTCCTCGGCGCCGCCGTCGTCCCCGGCGCCGCCGGCGTCGGCGTCGGCGAAGCCCAGCGGCGGCAGCGGGACCGACGCGGGCGGGCGGCCGGTGTTGCCGGCCGGGTGGCGGGTCTGGAACGACGAGACGGGTTTCTCGGTGTACGTCCCGAAGGGCTGGAGGACGTCGACCAGAGGCACGATCCGTTACTTCCGCGACGGCAAGGGGCACGTCCTCGGCATCGACCAGACCGACAAGCCCAAGTCGAACCCGGTCGCGGACTGGAAGGCGCAGAAGAGGGCACGCGTCTCCGCCGGTGACTTCCCGAGGTACGACGAGATCAAGATCGCGGCGGTGGACTACTTCCAGAAGGCCGCCGACTGGGAGTTCACCTTCACCAGCGACGGCGTCCGCCAGCACGTGAACAACCGCGGCGTGGTCACGTCGGCCCGCCAGGCCTACGGTTTCTGGTTCCAGAGCCCGGACGCGGAGTGGGCGAGGTACCGCGCGGAGGTGCTGCAGGTGGTCTTCGACAGTTTCGTCCCGGACCGGGACTGATCAGAAGTCGAACAGGTCCGCCGTGCTGATCGTCATCGGGAACGGCGGCTCGGCGGTCAGGGCTCGCCCCGCCCGGTGCTGGCGTGCAGGGTGCCGGGAGCGTCTCGCGGCACCGGCGGCGCCCGCGGTTTCCCGCCTGCCGGCGCGTGATCATGCCGGCCCGGCCGGGCGCGGATGCGGACCACGTTTCGGGCGTGCAAATTACGTCCGTTCGCCTTGATCCGTGCCGTGGCCGTGTGGCAGGGTTCCCCCGTTTCGGGTGAGGACCCGCACCCCGACCGGAAGGCGCCGCCCCGTGAGCATTCGTTTCCCCGTGCCGCGCAACCCCGTCGCCGGGTCCCGGCCCGGGGGCGGACACCGCCGTGCGCCGGCCCGGCGACCCGGCGCGGCCGCTGCCGGCGTCCCGGTGCGCGGCACGGATCCTCCCCGGTACGACTTCGCGGAGACACCCGGATCGGGCATGTGATGAGCTATCACGGCTGACAGGCACCGCAGAACCGTCTCCACCGCGCCCCGAGGTGAATGAATGACCACGTCTCCCCCGCATCGCGCCGTGCCGCCCCGG is a genomic window of Actinoplanes teichomyceticus ATCC 31121 containing:
- a CDS encoding DUF3618 domain-containing protein → MPGQTLAVPPAVASGGSAAWVDTGTAEPADQAEKRSAGSGAARTGSGSGGGTVRRANGVAGAVPVKSGVAGTAARAEDGGSGTARRPGSPAASAGSTLDPGSAQELSPGSGPAQETSPGSGPAHGPTAGTPMKHETSKESSPMSVQSKSEAAGSSGKPAATGGGAGGGHGAGESTHEDKHTQPRSTEELRAEIEQTRAEMGETVEALVAKADIPARVKHSAADKAAHLKETAADLKDATVHKAADLKSAVTGKAADLKETAAGKAAELKETAADKVAQVKGGSDADREAPGDAAGPGGPEAGIGERAAQIEEAAVTMGSQAQQVMTQTGSATAAGDQSSGPGHIAEATAQAGTRMASSAADAAERATSALDSARRRVASHPKEYALLGAALAAAAAGVALIRRSR
- a CDS encoding inositol monophosphatase family protein, translated to MDHETAIAAALAAAEIIRNRYGHTLDRVDKGGGDFATEADLAAEQAIREVLRTACPDDAVTGEETGASGPSAARRRWLVDPLCGTLNYAVRTPLVAANVALRDGDRVTAAASADPFTGETYWTDGTVARVRHADGTDTPLTPSPVSALVDINLDPPFAVEPARVIAAPGFRDRFRPRVMSTTLALLWVADGRRAAYLTYGDVSDSVHFAAGIAICAAAGCVVTGADGTAWQNGSGLLVAADAQTHAALLALVRAA
- a CDS encoding serine/threonine-protein kinase, with translation MPDAPTLLAGRYRLGDELGRGGMGQVWLAHDEILEREVAVKRIDLPEELAQGDAAARRSLREARAAARLSHPNVVQVYDILALDERTWIVMEYVPSRSLREVIAEDGPLDPYRVARIGVDLLAALQAAHRAGVQHRDVKPGNVLLADDGRVLLTDFGIAAIDDDSLTSKSDVLVGSPLYMAPERARFGAGGAPADMWGLGATLYAAVEGHPPFQRTSTMATLAALATEEPDPPAHAGPLAPVLDGLLRKDPAQRMAAEEAERLLRLAVAELDGVVAGAAAVPKPRTPADDESAPPAPAVPERRLRLIALAAAVVVLLAAGLAVFLVTRPSSETTAGKTPATTGPAAGPAGTAPGTTATSASPSPARSSAPPSSPAPPASASAKPSGGSGTDAGGRPVLPAGWRVWNDETGFSVYVPKGWRTSTRGTIRYFRDGKGHVLGIDQTDKPKSNPVADWKAQKRARVSAGDFPRYDEIKIAAVDYFQKAADWEFTFTSDGVRQHVNNRGVVTSARQAYGFWFQSPDAEWARYRAEVLQVVFDSFVPDRD